A window of the Pongo abelii isolate AG06213 chromosome 10, NHGRI_mPonAbe1-v2.0_pri, whole genome shotgun sequence genome harbors these coding sequences:
- the LOC100446995 gene encoding mesoderm-specific transcript homolog protein-like, producing the protein MVRRDRLRRMREWWVQVGLLAVPLLAAYLHIPAPQLSPALHSWNSSGKFFTYKGLRIFYQDSVGVVGSPEIVVLLLCFPTSSYDWYKIWEGLTLRFHRVIALDFLGFGFSDKPRPHHYSIFEQASIVEALLRHLGLQNRRINLLSHDYGDIVAQELLYRYKQNRSGRLTIKSLCLSNGGIFPETHRPLLLQKLLKDGGVLSPILTRLMNFFVFSRGLTPVFGPYTRPSESELWDMWAGIRNNNGNLVTDSLLQYINQRKKFRRRWVGALASVTIPIHFIYGPLDPVNPYPEFLELYRKTVPRSTVSILDDHISHYPQLEDPMGFLNAYMGFINSF; encoded by the coding sequence ATGGTGCGCCGAGATCGCCTCCGCAGGATGAGGGAGTGGTGGGTCCAGGTGGGGCTGCTGGCCGTGCCCCTGCTTGCTGCGTACCTGCACATCCCAGCCCCTCAGCTCTCCCCTGCCCTTCACTCATGGAACTCTTCAGGCAAGTTTTTCACTTACAAGGGACTGCGTATCTTCTACCAAGACTCTGTGGGAGTGGTTGGAAGTCCAGAGATAGTTGTGCTTTTACTCTGTTTTCCAACATCCAGCTACGATTGGTACAAGATTTGGGAAGGTCTGACCTTGAGGTTTCATCGGGTGATTGCCCTCGACTTCTTAGGCTTTGGCTTCAGTGACAAACCGAGACCACATCACTATTCCATATTTGAGCAGGCCAGCATCGTGGAAGCGCTTTTGCGGCATCTGGGGCTCCAGAATCGCAGGATCAACCTTCTTTCTCATGACTATGGAGATATTGTTGCGCAGGAGCTTCTCTACAGGTACAAGCAGAATCGATCTGGTCGGCTTACCATaaagagtctctgtctgtcaaATGGAGGTATCTTTCCTGAGACTCACCGTCCACTCCTTCTCCAAAAGCTACTCAAAGATGGAGGTGTGCTGTCACCTATCCTCACACGACTAATGAACTTCTTTGTATTCTCTCGAGGTCTCACCCCAGTCTTTGGGCCGTATACTCGGCCCTCTGAGAGTGAGCTGTGGGACATGTGGGCAGGGATCCGCAACAATAACGGGAACTTAGTCACTGACAGTCTCTTACAGTACATCAATCAGAGGAAGAAGTTCAGAAGGCGCTGGGTGGGAGCTCTTGCCTCTGTAACTATCCCCATTCATTTTATCTATGGGCCATTGGATCCTGTAAATCCCTATCCAGAGTTTTTGGAGCTGTACAGGAAAACGGTGCCGCGGTCCACAGTGTCAATTCTGGATGACCACATTAGCCACTATCCACAGCTAGAGGATCCCATGGGCTTCTTGAATGCATATATGGGCTTCATCAACTCCTTCTAA